The following proteins come from a genomic window of Dehalococcoidia bacterium:
- a CDS encoding replication-associated recombination protein A codes for MDPRQPRGRAATGGEQPALFAAAEPARVAPESEEQPFAPLAYRMRPRSLDELVGQEALTAPGTLLRRAIDADRVPSMVLWGPPGCGKTTLARLIAGATRARLVQLSAVAAGVADLRRAVAEARALRERRTILFIDEIHRFNRAQQDAILPYVEDGTVTLIGATTENPSFEVNAPLLSRSRVFVLQQLDAAAIGTLLRRALDDGDRGLGGMGLSVSEDAIDALARSAAGDARLALNTLDLAAADVGEGSAITVEGVAAALQHGAARYDRAGDQHYDAISAFIKSLRDSDPDGALYWMARMLEAGEDPLFIVRRMVILAAEDIGLADPQALSLAVSAQQAVHFIGLPEAVLPLSEAAIYLALAPKSNSALRAYAAAREAAQRTRNAPVPLHLRNAPTGLMRALGYGKGYRYAHDAPGEPLEQQHLPDELTGSRFYVPGAEGSARDRPAH; via the coding sequence ATGGATCCGCGCCAGCCTCGGGGCCGCGCCGCCACGGGCGGCGAGCAGCCGGCGCTCTTCGCCGCCGCCGAACCGGCGCGCGTGGCCCCAGAGTCGGAAGAGCAACCCTTCGCGCCGCTCGCCTACCGCATGCGGCCGCGCTCGCTCGATGAGCTCGTCGGGCAGGAGGCGCTGACCGCGCCCGGAACGCTGCTGCGACGCGCGATCGACGCCGATCGCGTCCCCTCGATGGTGCTCTGGGGTCCACCGGGCTGCGGGAAGACAACGCTCGCGCGCCTGATTGCCGGTGCGACGCGGGCGCGCTTGGTGCAACTCTCCGCCGTCGCCGCCGGCGTGGCCGATCTGCGCCGGGCGGTGGCCGAGGCGCGTGCGCTGCGAGAGCGGCGTACGATTCTGTTCATCGACGAGATTCACCGCTTCAACCGCGCGCAGCAAGATGCCATCCTGCCCTACGTCGAGGACGGGACCGTCACGCTGATCGGCGCCACGACGGAAAACCCCTCGTTCGAGGTCAACGCGCCCTTGCTCTCCCGGTCGCGCGTGTTCGTGCTGCAACAGCTCGACGCGGCGGCGATCGGCACGCTGCTGCGCAGAGCGCTTGACGACGGCGATCGCGGCCTGGGCGGCATGGGGCTTTCGGTGAGCGAGGACGCGATCGACGCGCTCGCGAGGTCGGCGGCCGGCGATGCGAGGCTCGCGCTGAACACGCTCGATCTGGCGGCGGCGGACGTGGGCGAGGGCAGCGCCATCACCGTGGAAGGAGTAGCGGCTGCATTGCAGCACGGCGCGGCCCGCTATGATCGCGCCGGCGACCAGCACTACGACGCGATCTCCGCCTTCATCAAGTCGCTGCGCGATTCAGATCCCGACGGCGCGTTGTACTGGATGGCGCGCATGCTTGAGGCGGGCGAGGATCCGCTGTTCATCGTGCGGCGCATGGTGATCCTCGCGGCCGAGGATATTGGCCTCGCGGATCCGCAGGCGTTGAGCCTCGCCGTCTCCGCGCAGCAGGCGGTGCACTTCATCGGCCTGCCGGAGGCCGTGCTGCCGCTGTCCGAGGCTGCGATCTACCTTGCGCTCGCGCCGAAGAGCAACAGCGCCCTGCGGGCCTACGCGGCCGCCCGCGAGGCAGCACAGCGCACGCGCAACGCACCTGTGCCGCTGCATCTGCGCAACGCGCCCACCGGCCTGATGCGGGCGCTCGGCTACGGCAAGGGCTATCGCTACGCGCATGACGCCCCCGGCGAACCGTTGGAACAGCAGCACCTGCCCGATGAGCTGACGGGGTCGCGGTTCTACGTTCCTGGCGCAGAGGGCTCAGCCCGCGATCGGCCGGCGCATTGA
- a CDS encoding CoA pyrophosphatase: MTRPAEDYIARSRERLAGYDPRRLDRPDAMPSAVLVPLIHHGGADRVILTVRSHDVEHHKGQISFPGGAVHAADADLAATALRETWEEIGVRPEDVELLGQLDDIVTISNFVVAPFVGVIGHGPYEFVPSPIEVAEVIEPPLAHLLDPATLVWEAREGEAGASRHPALWYEGHRIWGATARMLYGFLQLLREPPAR, from the coding sequence ATGACGCGCCCAGCCGAGGACTATATCGCCCGCAGCCGCGAGCGGCTCGCCGGCTACGACCCGCGGCGCCTCGATCGCCCGGACGCGATGCCATCCGCCGTGCTGGTGCCGCTGATCCACCATGGCGGCGCCGACCGCGTGATTCTCACGGTGCGCAGCCACGACGTCGAGCACCACAAGGGCCAGATCTCCTTTCCGGGCGGCGCCGTGCACGCGGCCGACGCGGACCTGGCGGCGACGGCGCTGCGCGAGACCTGGGAGGAGATCGGCGTCAGGCCGGAGGACGTGGAGCTGCTTGGTCAGCTCGATGACATCGTCACGATCTCGAACTTCGTCGTGGCGCCGTTCGTGGGCGTGATCGGGCACGGGCCGTACGAGTTCGTGCCGAGCCCGATCGAGGTCGCCGAGGTGATCGAACCACCGCTGGCGCACCTGCTCGACCCCGCCACCCTTGTCTGGGAAGCGCGCGAGGGCGAGGCCGGCGCTTCCCGCCACCCGGCCCTCTGGTACGAGGGGCATCGCATCTGGGGCGCGACGGCGCGAATGCTCTACGGCTTCCTCCAGCTTCTGCGCGAGCCGCCCGCGCGCTAG
- a CDS encoding transcriptional repressor, with translation MSCEVETARLLRESGHKLTPQRMMVLSVVRHAHGHLRASEIYDRVRAQYPYVDISTVYRTMSVLKELRLVTETDLGTGESAFEWAGSAPHHHLVCRACGAIDSLDHEFLARLGQELLRARGFRADLDHFAIFGLCTVCRQAQDAAVTHPASP, from the coding sequence ATGAGCTGTGAGGTAGAGACGGCGCGGCTGCTGCGGGAGAGCGGCCACAAGCTGACGCCGCAGCGCATGATGGTGCTGAGCGTTGTCCGTCACGCGCACGGACACCTGCGCGCCTCCGAAATCTACGACCGCGTGCGCGCGCAGTATCCGTACGTCGATATCTCTACCGTCTACCGTACGATGAGCGTGCTCAAGGAGCTGCGCCTCGTCACCGAAACCGATCTTGGCACAGGCGAGAGCGCTTTCGAATGGGCCGGCTCAGCGCCGCACCACCATCTGGTGTGCCGTGCCTGCGGCGCGATCGACAGCCTCGACCACGAGTTTCTCGCCCGCCTTGGCCAGGAGCTGCTGCGCGCCCGCGGCTTCCGCGCCGACCTGGATCACTTTGCCATCTTCGGTTTATGCACGGTTTGCCGGCAGGCGCAGGACGCCGCCGTGACCCATCCCGCCTCGCCCTGA
- a CDS encoding inositol monophosphatase family protein: MVKPSLDLLVASAVSAAHAGAAVLREAFGSALDVAIKSDHRDLVTRADTASEGVILERLGRDWPQFGLLAEESGRTRAGEDGLWIVDPLDGTANFARGYPVFCISIALVADAGPLVGVVLDPLRGELFTATRGHGAMLNGERLHVSRTTELAGALFSSGFPYRPEARRRLGGEVFTEVMVRAGAARRSGSAALDLAYIAAGRSEAHYELHLAPHDVAAGVLLIAEAGGRIEALQQPGARGWPLGLLASNGGALHDEIAAIVAPRFGLERRPLSFAAVLHPPG, translated from the coding sequence ATGGTGAAGCCGAGCCTCGATCTGCTCGTGGCGTCGGCCGTGTCCGCGGCCCATGCGGGCGCGGCGGTGCTGCGTGAGGCCTTTGGCTCGGCCCTCGACGTGGCGATCAAGTCCGACCACCGCGACCTCGTGACCCGGGCCGATACGGCTTCGGAGGGCGTCATCCTCGAGCGATTGGGGCGCGACTGGCCGCAGTTCGGCCTGCTGGCGGAAGAGTCCGGCAGAACGCGAGCCGGCGAAGACGGCCTATGGATCGTGGATCCACTCGACGGCACCGCGAACTTCGCGCGCGGTTACCCGGTCTTTTGCATCTCGATCGCGCTTGTGGCCGACGCCGGGCCGCTGGTTGGCGTGGTGCTCGACCCACTGCGCGGTGAGCTGTTCACGGCGACCCGCGGCCACGGCGCGATGCTGAACGGGGAGCGCCTGCACGTCAGCCGGACCACCGAACTGGCCGGCGCCCTCTTCAGCAGCGGCTTTCCCTACCGCCCGGAGGCGCGACGCCGTCTGGGCGGGGAGGTCTTCACGGAAGTAATGGTGCGGGCGGGCGCTGCCCGCCGCAGCGGCTCGGCGGCGCTCGACCTCGCGTACATCGCCGCCGGCCGCAGCGAGGCGCACTACGAGCTGCACCTGGCGCCGCACGACGTCGCCGCGGGCGTGCTGCTGATCGCTGAAGCCGGCGGCCGCATCGAGGCGCTGCAGCAGCCCGGCGCCCGCGGCTGGCCGCTGGGTCTGCTCGCCAGCAACGGCGGCGCCCTGCATGACGAGATCGCGGCGATCGTGGCGCCGCGCTTCGGCCTGGAGCGGCGGCCCCTCAGCTTCGCCGCAGTGCTGCACCCGCCCGGCTGA
- a CDS encoding NUDIX hydrolase yields the protein MNDRQAPSPATAGPPHYRFCPICAAPIGSTKRGGRLRPSCAGCGFVLFRNPVVGVAVVLQRRGAVLLGRRAGTYAGQWCIPCGYVEWDEDVRRAAEREFAEETGLIVRTGRVLAVHSNFHDPVQHTVGIWFRGRVLGGSLRAGDDLSEAVFQPLDALPDDLAFPTDRLVLDRLCAERQSRLSRAGAALRRS from the coding sequence ATGAACGATCGCCAGGCTCCCTCCCCTGCCACGGCCGGCCCGCCGCACTATCGTTTCTGCCCGATCTGCGCCGCGCCCATCGGCAGCACGAAGCGTGGCGGTCGCCTGCGCCCGTCCTGCGCCGGCTGCGGCTTCGTCCTGTTCCGCAACCCGGTCGTGGGCGTCGCCGTGGTCTTGCAACGCCGAGGCGCCGTACTGCTCGGCCGCCGCGCGGGCACCTACGCGGGCCAATGGTGCATCCCTTGCGGCTACGTGGAGTGGGATGAGGACGTGCGCCGCGCCGCCGAACGCGAGTTCGCGGAGGAGACGGGGCTGATCGTACGCACCGGCCGCGTGCTGGCGGTGCATTCCAACTTTCACGATCCGGTGCAGCACACGGTTGGCATCTGGTTCCGCGGGCGCGTGCTCGGCGGCAGCCTGCGCGCCGGTGACGACCTCAGCGAGGCGGTCTTCCAACCGCTCGATGCCCTGCCCGACGATCTCGCCTTTCCCACCGATCGCCTGGTGCTGGACCGGTTGTGCGCCGAGCGGCAGTCTCGCCTCAGCCGGGCGGGTGCAGCACTGCGGCGAAGCTGA
- a CDS encoding DinB family protein has product MREISREPQTHEFIIKALREAGGELLSELEAIRARDAHRAPPGEWSFAQIAVHVRDNEQAALDTVQCIVARRNTRLPAPDVSATAMDAPAASIDLDRCAYQYAQLRHLVLRELWSLMDAEWDRAGVHPYRGSLSVLQIARELHLHDLEHLWQVRSHREQLAVASGG; this is encoded by the coding sequence GTGCGGGAGATCAGCCGCGAACCGCAGACGCACGAGTTCATCATCAAGGCGTTGCGCGAAGCCGGCGGTGAGCTGCTGAGCGAGCTTGAGGCGATCCGTGCCCGCGATGCGCACCGTGCCCCGCCTGGTGAGTGGAGTTTTGCCCAGATCGCGGTGCACGTGCGCGACAACGAGCAGGCCGCCCTCGACACAGTCCAGTGCATCGTCGCCCGTCGCAACACGCGCCTGCCGGCGCCGGACGTTTCGGCCACGGCGATGGATGCGCCAGCGGCCAGCATCGACCTCGACCGCTGCGCGTATCAGTACGCCCAGTTGCGCCACCTGGTGCTGCGCGAGCTCTGGAGCCTGATGGACGCCGAGTGGGACCGCGCGGGCGTGCATCCGTACCGCGGCTCGCTGAGCGTGCTGCAGATCGCCCGCGAGCTGCACCTGCACGACCTCGAACATCTCTGGCAGGTGCGCAGCCATCGTGAACAGCTCGCGGTCGCCAGCGGCGGCTGA
- the folP gene encoding dihydropteroate synthase translates to MDPLLCGDRVLPIGRRTYVMGILNLTDDSFSGDGLLGRLDGAVERGRQFVADGADILDVGGESARADVRALTADEEIARVVPVIERLVREADAVVSIDSYKEAVVEAAVAAGARLINDIGGFKLDAGTARVAARRGVPLVINFTFERPKIRPAEPPRYADLIGEHLAFFRERIETATALGVPRSQLVLDPGIAFGKSHDEDLTVLRRLSEFRVLGLPLLVAASRKHFIGSVLGLPPEDRLEGTAAVTAMAIAGGADLVRVHDVRAMARVARMADALVRARPGDFAANADSWPWAATAQIVPGTTIVRRDG, encoded by the coding sequence TTGGACCCACTGCTCTGCGGCGATCGCGTGCTGCCCATCGGTCGGCGCACCTACGTGATGGGCATCCTCAATCTGACGGACGACTCGTTCTCCGGCGACGGCCTGCTTGGTCGGCTCGACGGCGCGGTCGAGCGCGGCCGGCAGTTCGTCGCCGACGGCGCCGACATTCTCGACGTTGGCGGCGAATCGGCGCGTGCCGACGTGCGCGCCCTCACGGCAGACGAGGAGATCGCCCGCGTCGTGCCCGTGATCGAGCGGCTGGTACGCGAGGCCGACGCGGTGGTCTCGATCGACAGCTACAAGGAAGCCGTGGTCGAGGCCGCCGTCGCCGCCGGCGCACGCCTGATCAACGATATCGGCGGCTTCAAGCTCGACGCCGGCACGGCGCGAGTCGCCGCGCGGCGCGGCGTGCCGCTGGTGATCAACTTCACGTTCGAACGGCCGAAGATCCGGCCGGCGGAGCCGCCGCGCTATGCCGATCTGATCGGCGAGCACCTGGCCTTCTTCCGCGAACGGATCGAGACGGCGACGGCGCTGGGCGTGCCGCGATCGCAGCTGGTGCTGGACCCCGGCATCGCCTTCGGCAAGTCGCACGACGAGGACCTGACCGTGCTGCGGCGCCTTTCCGAGTTCCGCGTGCTGGGGCTGCCGCTGCTCGTGGCGGCGTCGCGCAAGCACTTCATCGGCTCGGTGCTGGGCCTGCCGCCCGAAGACCGCCTCGAAGGCACCGCGGCCGTGACGGCGATGGCGATCGCGGGCGGCGCGGACCTCGTGCGCGTCCACGATGTGCGTGCGATGGCCAGAGTAGCGCGCATGGCGGATGCGCTGGTGCGCGCGCGGCCCGGCGACTTCGCGGCGAACGCCGACTCCTGGCCCTGGGCGGCCACGGCGCAGATTGTGCCCGGCACCACGATCGTGCGGCGCGATGGCTGA
- a CDS encoding EVE domain-containing protein: MADQPGYYIVVTSPENWAKTAARDWTLLGLKSTKRGLAGKFKPGDRVVAYYTGLKRFGAVLKVTSDCFEDHERIWLSPDKPREDYPYRVRTEPEIVLPPGELLDAKELALRMSWTQKWPAEHWTLAFQGNIHAIPAADFELIRGEMTQAVSAG, from the coding sequence ATGGCGGATCAGCCGGGCTATTACATCGTCGTGACCTCGCCGGAGAACTGGGCAAAGACTGCCGCGCGCGACTGGACGTTGCTCGGCCTGAAGAGCACCAAGCGCGGGCTCGCAGGCAAGTTCAAACCCGGCGATCGCGTCGTCGCCTACTACACGGGGCTGAAGCGGTTCGGCGCCGTCTTGAAAGTGACATCGGACTGCTTTGAGGACCACGAGCGCATCTGGTTAAGCCCGGATAAGCCCCGAGAAGATTACCCCTATCGTGTGCGCACCGAACCGGAGATCGTGCTGCCGCCGGGCGAGCTGCTCGACGCGAAGGAGCTGGCGCTGCGCATGAGCTGGACACAGAAGTGGCCGGCCGAACACTGGACGCTGGCGTTCCAGGGCAACATTCACGCCATTCCCGCCGCCGACTTTGAGCTGATCCGCGGCGAGATGACGCAGGCCGTCTCGGCCGGTTGA
- a CDS encoding iron-sulfur cluster assembly accessory protein has translation MTTMPAVVTVTERAAEKAKALLEQRGLDHGALRVFVVGGGCSGYQYGMAIAPEAEEGDLVVEEYGVRLLVDPDSAALLSGAEVDYVEDLMKSGFTIFNPNAVKSCACGSSFQTADNSGQARSCC, from the coding sequence ATGACGACGATGCCCGCGGTGGTGACGGTGACGGAGCGAGCCGCCGAAAAGGCGAAGGCGCTGCTGGAGCAGCGCGGCCTGGACCACGGCGCCCTGCGCGTGTTCGTGGTTGGCGGCGGATGCTCCGGCTACCAGTACGGTATGGCGATTGCGCCGGAGGCCGAGGAGGGCGACCTCGTCGTCGAAGAGTACGGCGTGCGCCTGCTGGTCGATCCCGACAGCGCGGCGCTGCTCAGCGGCGCTGAGGTGGATTACGTCGAAGACCTGATGAAGTCCGGCTTCACCATCTTTAATCCGAACGCCGTGAAGAGCTGCGCCTGCGGCTCCAGCTTCCAAACGGCGGACAACTCCGGCCAGGCGCGCAGCTGCTGCTGA
- a CDS encoding A/G-specific adenine glycosylase has protein sequence MLQQTQRERVAPKYRAFMLRFPDLAALARASAADVIREWAGLGYNSRALRLHQAARRIMNEPGGCIPPALGRLRELPGVGEYTARAILCFGFNQPVACVDTNVRRVLRRIFDGRSEAPSASSADNALAERVLVRGRAADWNAALMDLGALVCRARAPSCGHCPVSSWCAARPRLASEDSAPRKVAEASATYGAKPRRAHSQAPFAASDRFLRGRIVDVLRRLPDGEALPLADLALLASGMALPPQTERVARLADRLVRIGLIEGIATGGETRFRLPA, from the coding sequence ATGCTGCAGCAGACCCAGCGCGAGCGCGTGGCGCCGAAATACCGCGCCTTCATGCTCCGCTTCCCCGATTTGGCCGCGCTCGCCAGGGCTTCGGCGGCGGACGTAATCCGCGAATGGGCAGGACTCGGCTACAACAGCCGTGCCCTGCGCCTGCACCAGGCTGCCCGGCGAATCATGAATGAGCCGGGTGGGTGCATCCCGCCCGCGCTCGGACGGTTGCGCGAGCTGCCCGGCGTGGGCGAATACACCGCCCGTGCGATTTTGTGCTTCGGATTCAATCAGCCGGTCGCCTGCGTGGACACCAATGTGCGGCGTGTCTTGCGCCGCATCTTCGATGGTCGAAGCGAAGCACCGAGCGCGTCAAGCGCAGACAACGCGCTGGCTGAGCGTGTCCTGGTTCGCGGGCGTGCCGCCGACTGGAACGCCGCGCTGATGGATCTCGGCGCACTGGTCTGCCGGGCGCGGGCGCCGTCGTGCGGCCACTGCCCGGTCTCTAGCTGGTGCGCCGCGCGGCCGCGGCTCGCCAGCGAGGATTCGGCGCCCCGGAAGGTCGCAGAAGCCAGCGCCACCTACGGAGCGAAGCCCCGGCGAGCCCACTCGCAGGCGCCGTTCGCCGCTTCGGATCGCTTCTTGCGCGGCCGCATCGTGGATGTGCTGCGCCGTCTGCCGGACGGTGAGGCGCTGCCGCTCGCCGATCTGGCGCTCCTCGCCTCCGGGATGGCGCTGCCGCCGCAGACCGAGCGGGTAGCGCGGCTCGCCGATCGGCTGGTGCGCATAGGGCTGATCGAGGGCATAGCGACAGGCGGCGAGACGCGCTTCAGGCTGCCGGCGTAG
- the larE gene encoding ATP-dependent sacrificial sulfur transferase LarE, translated as MTLDKLQRLHALLRDLDSVIVAFSGGVDSTFLAAAAFDTLGERALAVTGISPSVAPAEREEAAALATRIGIRYRTLETSEMDDPRYVANGADRCFFCKDELFTRLEAVRLAEGFLALVDGFNADDVGDYRPGQQAARAHGVRSPLAEAGLTKAEIRELSHQRGLPTWDKPAMACLSSRIPYGKPVTLEALTRIATAEASLRLLGLRQVRVRHHDDVARIETDAAGMALLFDEQKRARAVAEVKAAGYTFVALDLAGYRSGSLNEAIPLIAVHREAALGAGAPGERR; from the coding sequence ATGACCCTCGATAAGCTGCAGCGGCTGCATGCGCTTCTGCGCGACCTGGATTCGGTGATCGTCGCCTTCTCGGGCGGCGTGGACAGCACGTTCCTGGCGGCCGCGGCTTTCGACACGCTGGGCGAGCGAGCCCTTGCCGTTACCGGGATTTCTCCCAGCGTCGCGCCTGCTGAGCGCGAAGAGGCCGCCGCATTGGCCACGCGGATCGGCATTCGCTACCGCACGCTGGAAACCAGCGAGATGGACGATCCACGTTATGTCGCCAATGGCGCCGATCGCTGCTTCTTTTGCAAGGACGAGTTGTTCACCCGCCTCGAAGCCGTGCGCCTGGCCGAGGGCTTCCTGGCGCTGGTTGATGGCTTCAACGCGGACGACGTGGGCGACTACCGGCCGGGGCAGCAGGCCGCCCGCGCTCACGGCGTGCGCAGTCCGCTGGCCGAAGCTGGTCTGACCAAGGCCGAGATCCGCGAGCTCTCGCACCAGCGCGGCCTGCCGACCTGGGACAAGCCGGCGATGGCCTGTCTCTCGTCGCGCATTCCATACGGCAAGCCGGTGACGTTGGAGGCGCTGACGCGGATCGCCACGGCCGAAGCCTCTTTGCGCCTGCTGGGCCTGCGCCAGGTGCGCGTGCGCCATCACGACGACGTGGCACGGATCGAGACCGACGCCGCGGGCATGGCGCTGCTGTTCGACGAGCAGAAGCGCGCCAGGGCCGTCGCGGAGGTGAAGGCGGCGGGCTATACGTTCGTCGCGCTCGATCTTGCGGGCTACCGGAGCGGCAGCCTCAACGAGGCGATACCCCTCATCGCCGTGCATCGAGAAGCCGCGCTGGGGGCAGGCGCACCCGGCGAGCGCCGCTAA
- a CDS encoding DUF952 domain-containing protein, whose amino-acid sequence MLTYHGLPELVWLAARDEAEYRPDGFAVEGFIHTSPDPASLADALNRHAAADSRRYVALVIDLDRVKAPWRSVRHPGLDVAFPHIHGPLNRDAVLAVVPVPRGENGGFLPPDPFTCA is encoded by the coding sequence ATGCTGACGTACCATGGGCTGCCCGAACTGGTTTGGCTGGCCGCGCGCGACGAGGCGGAGTACCGGCCAGACGGTTTCGCCGTCGAGGGCTTCATACACACCTCGCCCGACCCCGCTTCCCTGGCCGACGCGCTCAACCGCCATGCCGCTGCCGACTCCCGACGGTACGTGGCGCTAGTGATCGACCTCGACCGAGTGAAGGCGCCGTGGCGCAGCGTGCGGCATCCCGGACTCGATGTGGCGTTCCCGCACATCCACGGCCCGCTCAACCGCGACGCGGTGCTGGCGGTGGTGCCCGTGCCACGTGGCGAAAATGGCGGCTTCCTGCCGCCGGACCCGTTCACATGCGCCTGA